The following proteins are encoded in a genomic region of Pectinophora gossypiella chromosome 6, ilPecGoss1.1, whole genome shotgun sequence:
- the LOC126367588 gene encoding uncharacterized protein LOC126367588 — translation MQWYVLCVLAVVAAATAAPQREGGAFTNEAIKQAQNTLLIPKDAQIQKVQEGIELAAYESIPGNQRINLFEILGDQVPSEVINNLQSQIDQVGRQ, via the exons ATGCAGTGGTACGTGCTGTGCGTTCTGGCTgtggtggcggcggcgacggcggcgcCGCAGCGCGAGGGCGGAGCCTTTACCAACGAGGCCATCAAGCAGGCGCAGAACACCCTGCTCATACCCAAGGACGCCCAGATACAGAAG GTGCAAGAGGGCATCGAGCTGGCGGCGTACGAGTCAATCCCCGGCAACCAGAGGATCAACCTGTTCGAGATCCTCGGCGACCAGGTGCCGTCGGAGGTGATCAACAACCTGCAGAGCCAGATTGACCAGGTCGGCCGCCAGTAA